A stretch of Spirosoma oryzicola DNA encodes these proteins:
- the cyoE gene encoding heme o synthase, with protein MEKTIAVNGVNAKAKAYIELIKLKLTLAVVFSGVFGYCLAVDQVIWWKVGVLAIASIAITGAANIINQIIEKDSDKVMKRTAVRPLPTGRLSVNEAAIFAFILFSVGCYLFVEVFNIRAAALAVLSLLLYGFVYTPLKRKGQIAVFIGALPGAFPPMIGWVAATNHYGWAPGILFAIQFFWQFPHFWAIGWLAFDEYKKAGIQMMPGSGKNADTAFRIMIYTLFLVPIGWLPYLLGMTGINSALVAMIGGILFLAQTFHLMRTCTDKAALQMMFGSLLYLPVVQIVYLLDKV; from the coding sequence CAATGCGAAAGCTAAAGCGTATATAGAGTTAATAAAACTAAAGCTTACACTAGCTGTAGTTTTTTCTGGCGTGTTTGGTTATTGTTTAGCTGTTGATCAAGTAATTTGGTGGAAAGTTGGGGTCTTGGCAATTGCTTCTATTGCAATAACCGGAGCTGCAAATATTATTAACCAGATTATTGAAAAAGATTCCGACAAGGTAATGAAGCGAACAGCCGTCAGACCATTACCAACTGGTCGGCTGTCGGTGAATGAAGCGGCTATATTTGCATTCATACTATTCAGCGTTGGATGTTATTTATTCGTCGAAGTTTTTAATATCAGAGCTGCGGCATTAGCTGTACTATCGTTGCTCTTATACGGCTTTGTCTACACGCCACTTAAGCGGAAAGGTCAGATCGCTGTGTTCATTGGTGCTTTACCTGGGGCCTTCCCACCGATGATCGGTTGGGTAGCAGCCACAAATCATTACGGGTGGGCTCCTGGTATCTTATTCGCTATTCAGTTTTTCTGGCAGTTTCCCCATTTCTGGGCGATTGGCTGGCTAGCGTTTGATGAATACAAAAAAGCAGGAATTCAAATGATGCCGGGTAGCGGTAAAAACGCAGACACTGCCTTTCGTATCATGATCTATACTTTGTTCTTAGTGCCCATAGGTTGGTTGCCCTACTTACTCGGTATGACAGGCATAAATTCCGCATTGGTCGCTATGATTGGCGGAATCTTGTTCCTAGCACAAACGTTTCACTTAATGAGGACTTGTACCGATAAAGCGGCTTTACAAATGATGTTTGGCTCTTTATTGTACTTACCTGTTGTACAGATAGTTTACCTGTTAGACAAAGTTTAA
- a CDS encoding cytochrome c oxidase subunit 3 — MSDFVNELAVIEEPEETLSMNPKKFILWLFIVSIIMLFAAMTSAYLVRRAEGNWLEYDIPAVFSYSSIVLVASSLTMHWAYLAAKKDNFGGLKIAITITFALGMAFLYMQFQGWVDLVKQNVFFVGNPAGSFMYVFTGLHAFHLISGLAVLVFALIAAFKLRIHAKSLNQLEIAATYWHFLDILWLYLFFFLVYFH; from the coding sequence ATGAGTGATTTTGTGAACGAACTTGCTGTGATTGAAGAGCCGGAAGAGACGCTCTCGATGAATCCTAAAAAGTTTATTCTTTGGTTGTTCATCGTTAGTATTATTATGCTCTTTGCCGCAATGACCAGTGCTTATCTGGTACGCCGGGCAGAAGGGAACTGGTTAGAGTATGACATACCTGCCGTTTTCTCCTACAGCTCGATTGTACTGGTAGCGAGTAGCCTGACAATGCATTGGGCGTATCTTGCTGCAAAAAAAGATAACTTCGGCGGTCTGAAAATAGCGATAACTATTACTTTTGCACTTGGAATGGCATTTTTATACATGCAATTCCAAGGCTGGGTTGATCTGGTTAAACAGAATGTGTTTTTTGTGGGAAACCCCGCTGGCTCTTTTATGTATGTATTTACAGGGCTACACGCGTTTCACCTGATTTCGGGCTTAGCGGTGTTGGTGTTCGCGCTAATTGCTGCTTTTAAGCTTAGAATTCACGCTAAAAGTTTGAATCAACTAGAAATTGCTGCTACATACTGGCATTTTTTAGACATTTTGTGGTTGTATTTGTTTTTCTTTTTAGTCTATTTTCATTGA
- a CDS encoding cytochrome c oxidase subunit 3: protein MAASVTTDTLTTDSDQVFDKKTWMGGVEPMKASYGKLMMWFFLISDTFTFSALLVTYGLIRYSYPAWDPAIYGEVFKFSNLYWPTPEKVYNAVPFLHGVDMPLIFVGIMTFILIFSSVTMVLAVEAGHRMDRADVEKYMLWTILGGFTFLGSQAWEWTHFIHGTETGTTITEIVNGQTIQRTIFGANLVENQYGPPAFADLFFFITGFHGTHVLSGVILNILIFYRAATGLYDRRGHYEMVEKVGLYWHFVDLVWVFVFTFFYLV from the coding sequence ATGGCGGCTAGTGTAACGACCGATACCCTGACAACCGACTCGGATCAAGTGTTCGACAAGAAAACCTGGATGGGGGGTGTCGAGCCAATGAAGGCGAGCTACGGCAAGCTGATGATGTGGTTCTTCCTGATTTCTGACACGTTTACGTTCTCAGCTTTGCTGGTAACTTACGGTCTGATCCGGTATAGCTATCCAGCTTGGGACCCAGCTATTTATGGAGAGGTGTTCAAATTCTCGAACCTCTATTGGCCAACGCCTGAAAAGGTTTACAACGCAGTGCCGTTTTTGCATGGTGTCGATATGCCCCTGATTTTCGTGGGTATTATGACGTTCATTCTTATTTTCAGTAGCGTAACGATGGTACTAGCTGTTGAGGCTGGTCACCGGATGGACCGCGCTGATGTTGAGAAATACATGCTCTGGACTATTCTTGGTGGTTTTACCTTTTTGGGAAGCCAGGCTTGGGAATGGACGCACTTTATTCATGGAACGGAAACGGGTACAACCATTACAGAAATTGTGAATGGGCAAACTATCCAACGCACAATTTTTGGTGCTAACCTAGTCGAGAACCAGTATGGACCACCAGCTTTCGCTGACTTGTTCTTCTTCATTACCGGTTTTCACGGAACGCACGTACTTAGTGGTGTTATTCTAAACATCTTGATCTTCTATCGGGCTGCAACTGGCTTATACGACCGTCGTGGCCATTACGAAATGGTCGAGAAAGTCGGTCTGTACTGGCACTTTGTCGATCTTGTTTGGGTATTCGTATTCACCTTCTTTTACCTGGTTTAA
- a CDS encoding cytochrome C oxidase subunit IV family protein has protein sequence MSDHTHGTHEVGEIPPAQTGVIWRTFWILLAITALEFTLAYFMKAGGFRTSIFVIMTLVKAFYIVGEFMHLKHEVKSLIWAIVLPVIFVVWLLVALLNEGGSIFELR, from the coding sequence ATGTCTGATCATACACACGGAACCCACGAAGTTGGAGAAATACCACCAGCGCAAACAGGTGTTATTTGGCGGACCTTCTGGATTCTACTTGCCATCACTGCTCTAGAATTTACGTTGGCTTACTTCATGAAAGCTGGCGGCTTTAGAACGTCGATTTTCGTTATCATGACGTTAGTCAAAGCGTTTTACATTGTAGGTGAATTTATGCACCTTAAGCATGAAGTAAAAAGCCTTATCTGGGCAATCGTGCTTCCCGTAATTTTTGTCGTCTGGTTGTTAGTTGCATTATTGAACGAAGGCGGTTCAATTTTCGAACTTCGATAA
- a CDS encoding SCO family protein yields the protein MTANRKAGILLATLLVPALLYLFLRFGTENHYVLPRYLPKIDSAKGEPLMGKVTLADGQQVTDTLYNHIPPFRLIDQDGKVVDQSIVKGKIYVADFFFTRCGTICPRMSSQLTRVQDIFRENPNIVFLSHSVDPEHDRPEQLKAYAKKYEAIPGKWYFLTGSKEEIYDLAMHGYYLPAVDKGVTEGKPDETFIHSQKLVLVDKEGIVRGFYDGTDKEDVDRLVLEIRVLLDIYDKE from the coding sequence ATGACGGCCAATCGAAAAGCCGGGATCCTGCTCGCTACGCTGCTGGTCCCGGCTTTGCTGTATCTATTCCTACGGTTCGGTACCGAAAATCATTACGTTTTGCCTCGTTATTTGCCTAAAATTGATTCGGCAAAAGGAGAGCCTCTAATGGGTAAGGTAACGTTGGCAGATGGCCAGCAGGTTACTGACACGCTATACAATCATATCCCCCCGTTCAGGCTAATCGATCAGGACGGTAAAGTAGTCGACCAATCCATTGTAAAAGGAAAAATTTACGTTGCTGACTTTTTCTTTACGCGATGCGGGACAATATGCCCTAGAATGTCGTCACAACTTACCCGCGTGCAGGATATCTTTCGCGAAAATCCAAACATTGTCTTTTTATCCCACTCAGTTGATCCGGAACACGACCGCCCTGAGCAGCTGAAAGCCTACGCCAAAAAGTACGAAGCGATACCTGGGAAGTGGTATTTCCTGACGGGAAGTAAAGAGGAAATCTATGACTTGGCGATGCATGGGTATTACTTACCGGCAGTTGATAAGGGTGTCACCGAAGGGAAACCTGACGAAACTTTTATTCATAGCCAAAAGTTGGTATTAGTAGATAAGGAAGGCATTGTCAGGGGTTTTTACGATGGGACGGACAAGGAAGACGTTGATCGGCTAGTGCTCGAAATTCGTGTCCTTCTGGATATCTACGACAAAGAATAA
- a CDS encoding DUF420 domain-containing protein: METLQPAREQKANRVINILSIAIPVAVAILLGIRQKVDLGGWTTYLPHINAVINSLTAVLLLMGLYFIRQQNVEAHKRTMLAAFTLGSLFLVSYVLYHLTNNSTPFGGQGWVRPVYYFLLISHIVLSVVVVWFVLRAVYFALSGQIQKHKQTVKYAFPIWLYVSITGVVVYLLIKPYYVH; encoded by the coding sequence ATGGAAACATTGCAACCGGCTCGGGAGCAAAAAGCCAACCGGGTTATCAATATTTTATCGATAGCTATTCCCGTTGCTGTAGCCATTCTGTTGGGTATTCGCCAAAAGGTTGACTTAGGCGGGTGGACGACGTACCTGCCCCACATAAATGCCGTAATCAATTCGCTAACCGCCGTGCTTTTATTGATGGGGCTTTATTTCATTCGGCAACAGAATGTTGAGGCTCATAAGCGTACGATGTTAGCCGCTTTTACGCTGGGTTCACTTTTCTTGGTGAGCTATGTTCTTTACCACTTAACGAATAATTCGACGCCTTTCGGTGGTCAAGGATGGGTACGTCCGGTTTATTACTTTCTGCTGATTTCGCATATCGTACTGTCTGTCGTTGTGGTCTGGTTTGTGCTGCGGGCTGTGTATTTTGCTTTAAGCGGCCAGATACAGAAGCATAAACAAACCGTGAAATATGCTTTCCCAATCTGGTTATACGTTAGTATTACGGGCGTTGTTGTTTATCTACTGATTAAACCGTATTACGTCCATTAG
- a CDS encoding DUF983 domain-containing protein — translation MKDVSKLQAALSGLCPRCRKGKIFKKPFYSPKGFDEMYEHCPHCGLRYEVEPGYFIGAMYVSYAISGGVALVIGFMLFYLGGDPDGWVYAAVVAPVMLLIAPVNFRISRVIWLHYVAGIKYVKGL, via the coding sequence ATGAAAGACGTCTCGAAATTACAGGCCGCGTTAAGCGGGCTTTGTCCCAGATGTAGGAAAGGTAAAATTTTTAAAAAGCCTTTTTACTCGCCAAAAGGGTTCGATGAAATGTATGAGCATTGTCCCCACTGTGGATTGCGCTACGAAGTCGAACCAGGCTATTTCATTGGGGCCATGTACGTGAGCTATGCCATATCTGGTGGAGTAGCACTGGTGATTGGCTTCATGCTTTTTTATTTAGGAGGTGATCCTGATGGATGGGTATATGCCGCCGTTGTAGCGCCCGTCATGCTCTTGATTGCACCGGTAAATTTTCGAATATCACGCGTTATCTGGCTACACTACGTAGCCGGTATAAAATACGTAAAGGGGCTGTAA
- a CDS encoding RNA polymerase sigma factor, whose amino-acid sequence MLRLIPFFTTESQMIAALKRGESRAHKVVYERFAGKMLAVCVRYCANRADAEEVMLDGFMRVFEKINQFREDGSFEGWVRRIMVTESLMFLRRTKQLRQEVPIEDITVEPDYEWADAAVNENDLLRLVNQLSEGYRTVFNLYAVEGYSHAEIAEMLGISEGTSKSQLSRARTLLQMSLKKLEQEPGRRNQSEHYEKTYRKTSD is encoded by the coding sequence ATGCTTCGACTTATACCGTTTTTTACGACCGAATCGCAGATGATTGCTGCGTTGAAGCGGGGCGAAAGCCGCGCTCACAAGGTAGTCTATGAACGGTTTGCGGGTAAAATGCTGGCGGTATGCGTTCGTTATTGTGCAAATCGGGCAGATGCGGAGGAAGTGATGCTGGACGGTTTTATGCGCGTTTTCGAAAAAATAAATCAGTTTAGGGAAGATGGTAGTTTTGAAGGGTGGGTCCGGCGAATCATGGTGACTGAGTCGCTTATGTTTCTTCGCAGAACAAAACAGCTTCGGCAGGAAGTACCCATTGAAGACATAACTGTCGAACCGGATTACGAGTGGGCGGATGCGGCTGTCAATGAAAACGATCTGTTACGCTTGGTAAATCAGTTATCCGAAGGATACCGGACTGTGTTCAATTTATACGCCGTTGAAGGATATAGCCATGCTGAAATAGCCGAGATGTTGGGCATCTCGGAAGGGACGTCTAAGTCGCAGCTAAGTCGTGCCCGGACGTTGTTGCAAATGAGTTTGAAAAAACTGGAACAGGAACCGGGACGCCGGAACCAGAGCGAACATTATGAAAAAACATACCGAAAGACTTCCGATTGA
- a CDS encoding outer membrane beta-barrel protein: MRSMLSLGALLAILVLPVCVVYASPAHTADSLVIRFANRTRLVIYAPDKAGIQALSNYDLNKIVREMSMKLDSVPGGETAISRDGGRYLKDTVLVVTKKKDGVTIVISGKSDSTRSDSAKNLRDYKRSSVRRGINSWSRSIDFQIGLNTFISQSTLAAYPSDVYSLKPIGSRYFAVAFSQRPTLINGKRAKLSLYYALEGSWNNYMFDNNVVATKGPSQLEFVQYPEQLKKSKLTTFALQLPVVPRISFYNSSGRKVFHLGLGGFIGYRLDSYTKIKRLNNDKEHEHANFYLNNFRYGLVGHIGIVRTSLFVKYDLNPVFQEGKGPDVRTLSFGISF; this comes from the coding sequence ATGAGAAGTATGCTGAGCTTAGGTGCTCTCCTGGCAATTTTAGTACTTCCGGTATGTGTCGTTTATGCATCTCCGGCGCATACCGCTGACTCGCTGGTTATCCGATTTGCGAATCGGACCCGACTCGTCATTTACGCCCCTGATAAAGCCGGAATACAAGCGTTGTCGAACTACGATTTAAACAAGATCGTGCGGGAGATGAGCATGAAACTTGATTCGGTGCCGGGTGGAGAAACCGCTATTTCGCGGGATGGTGGTCGCTACTTAAAAGATACTGTACTCGTTGTTACAAAGAAGAAAGACGGTGTAACGATTGTTATCAGCGGTAAGAGCGATTCAACCCGATCCGACTCAGCAAAAAACCTTCGGGATTATAAGCGGTCGAGCGTGCGAAGGGGTATAAACTCATGGTCGAGAAGCATCGATTTTCAGATTGGCCTCAACACGTTCATCAGTCAATCTACGCTCGCAGCTTACCCAAGCGACGTGTATTCTTTAAAGCCGATTGGATCGCGTTATTTTGCCGTAGCATTCTCGCAGCGTCCGACCCTCATCAATGGAAAACGGGCGAAGCTGAGCCTGTATTACGCGCTGGAAGGCTCCTGGAACAACTATATGTTTGACAATAACGTCGTAGCTACCAAAGGCCCCTCGCAGCTGGAATTTGTCCAGTACCCAGAGCAACTCAAGAAAAGTAAACTAACGACTTTTGCGTTACAATTGCCGGTCGTGCCCCGTATAAGCTTTTATAATAGTTCAGGCCGCAAGGTGTTTCATCTGGGTCTAGGCGGTTTTATTGGTTATCGACTCGATAGTTACACGAAAATCAAGCGACTGAACAACGACAAAGAGCACGAACACGCTAACTTTTACCTCAACAATTTTCGATACGGTCTGGTGGGACATATTGGTATCGTACGGACCAGTTTGTTCGTCAAATACGATCTGAATCCGGTGTTTCAGGAAGGAAAAGGGCCCGACGTGCGTACACTTAGCTTTGGTATATCTTTTTAA
- a CDS encoding NAD(P)H-binding protein, whose translation MSQETVSIIGCGWIGLPLAERLVKTGYTVKGSTTSAEKISVLRQKGIEAHLLALNPEPQGNLSALLQADTLIVDIPPKAGKLGDEHHPAQIDHLVEAIRQSTLKHVIYVSSTSIYPELNRVVVETDVVEPAQSAASALVKAEQSIQNLQSGQAVTILRCGGLLGYDRIPGRYVAGKTVNTGAVPVNYLHRDDAVGILETLIRQKIRGVYNAVAPKHPNREAIYRKNCEEFGFEQPTFVKPESPVAYKVISPDKLLEATQYNFQYPDPLQFFYQL comes from the coding sequence ATGAGTCAGGAAACCGTTTCAATAATCGGCTGCGGCTGGATAGGGCTACCACTAGCCGAACGTTTGGTTAAAACAGGCTACACCGTCAAAGGAAGTACCACATCGGCTGAAAAGATAAGCGTATTGCGTCAGAAAGGTATCGAAGCGCATTTGTTAGCATTAAATCCTGAGCCACAGGGTAACCTATCGGCTTTGCTGCAAGCCGATACGCTTATCGTTGACATTCCACCTAAAGCGGGTAAACTGGGCGATGAGCATCATCCGGCGCAAATAGATCATTTGGTAGAAGCTATCCGACAATCCACACTAAAGCACGTCATTTACGTCAGTTCAACGTCTATCTACCCTGAACTAAATCGAGTCGTGGTTGAAACGGATGTCGTTGAGCCAGCGCAGTCAGCCGCGTCCGCACTGGTAAAGGCTGAACAGTCGATACAAAACCTCCAATCAGGACAAGCGGTAACGATTCTACGCTGCGGTGGCCTGCTGGGATACGATCGAATACCCGGTAGATACGTTGCTGGAAAAACGGTAAATACGGGTGCTGTTCCAGTTAATTACCTACACCGTGATGATGCCGTTGGTATTCTAGAAACTTTAATTCGGCAAAAGATTCGTGGCGTTTATAATGCTGTTGCACCGAAGCATCCCAACCGGGAAGCCATCTACCGTAAAAATTGCGAGGAGTTCGGCTTCGAGCAACCCACATTTGTTAAGCCCGAATCGCCGGTAGCCTATAAAGTTATTAGCCCAGACAAGTTGCTGGAAGCTACACAGTATAACTTCCAGTATCCCGATCCGTTGCAGTTTTTTTATCAGCTATGA
- a CDS encoding glycosyltransferase family protein, with the protein MRVLFLVQGEGRGHLTQALSLAQILKTAGHDVIGALVGVTAERGVPAFFSEKFTAPITPLFSPGLVYNAGNNSLEPFKTTVQAIRSMRPFWQSLQQVRDTIETQRPDVVVNFYEMLGGLTYALFRPSVPMICIAHQYFAFHSNFQRPKGQWFYRQAFKINTRLTCFGAQELLALSFDKQADEPGQRVRVVPPLLRQELTDLKPTDGDFLLAYVTQPGLRSELMKAHLQHPTVRMDGFHSGVTAPDQVIDETLTYHAIDGKRFLEFMARCKAVITTAGFESVCEAAYLGKPALMIPQPNHFEQACNAIDGQRAGVGVAASHFDLEQLLKAIPNYDSTVSERFRAWHAQGYFLFLAALNRAIMPKSKPSGGFFWTRMRHILRS; encoded by the coding sequence ATGCGTGTTTTATTTTTAGTACAGGGTGAAGGACGAGGCCATTTGACGCAGGCTTTATCATTAGCACAAATTCTGAAAACGGCGGGCCATGATGTTATTGGCGCGCTGGTGGGTGTAACCGCTGAACGAGGAGTTCCAGCGTTCTTTAGCGAAAAATTCACAGCACCGATCACGCCATTATTTAGTCCAGGGTTGGTTTACAATGCGGGCAACAATTCGCTTGAACCGTTTAAAACTACCGTACAAGCGATTCGCTCCATGCGTCCTTTCTGGCAGAGCTTGCAACAGGTACGCGACACAATAGAAACGCAGCGCCCGGACGTGGTTGTCAACTTCTATGAGATGCTGGGTGGTCTTACCTATGCTCTTTTCCGACCATCCGTACCGATGATTTGTATTGCCCATCAATACTTTGCTTTCCACTCAAATTTTCAACGACCTAAAGGGCAATGGTTTTACCGGCAAGCGTTTAAAATCAACACCAGATTAACCTGTTTCGGTGCCCAGGAACTACTGGCTCTATCATTCGATAAGCAAGCGGATGAACCGGGCCAGCGTGTACGGGTTGTTCCTCCGCTTCTCCGTCAGGAGCTGACCGATCTGAAGCCAACAGATGGAGACTTTCTACTAGCGTATGTTACGCAGCCAGGACTGAGAAGCGAATTGATGAAAGCTCATTTGCAGCATCCGACGGTTCGAATGGATGGCTTTCATTCGGGCGTAACGGCCCCCGATCAAGTAATCGATGAAACACTAACTTACCACGCAATTGACGGTAAGCGGTTTCTGGAATTTATGGCACGTTGCAAAGCGGTCATAACTACCGCCGGATTTGAATCGGTATGCGAAGCCGCGTATCTGGGCAAACCCGCCCTTATGATTCCTCAGCCCAATCACTTCGAACAAGCCTGCAACGCGATCGATGGGCAGCGCGCTGGGGTTGGCGTTGCGGCCAGTCACTTCGACTTAGAACAGCTGTTGAAGGCGATTCCCAACTACGATTCAACAGTAAGCGAACGTTTCCGAGCCTGGCACGCACAGGGTTATTTTTTATTCCTAGCGGCTTTGAACCGGGCCATTATGCCTAAAAGTAAACCATCGGGTGGCTTCTTCTGGACGCGCATGCGCCACATCTTACGTTCATAG
- a CDS encoding UDP-2,3-diacylglucosamine diphosphatase, with translation MKSSTQFRTIVLSDIHLGTEGSKAREATEFLRNYSCQKLILNGDIIDGWQLKQYGTWKKKHTAFFKTVLKQIVHYDTKVIYLRGNHDDFLDQIMPLKVGKNFSIRKDYTLASGDKKFYITHGDVFDSITSQMKWLAYLGDLGYTFLLWMNKFYNQYRAWRGLPYYSLSQQIKQRIKQAVNYISDYEQKLTELARARHCDGIICGHIHKPAIHNFDGIIYMNSGDWVESLSALVEDHDGNWNLLYYTSEDEDEAEAAAITHELTHQ, from the coding sequence ATGAAATCAAGTACACAGTTCCGCACAATTGTACTCTCTGACATTCATCTTGGTACAGAGGGCTCAAAAGCCAGAGAGGCCACCGAGTTTTTGCGAAATTACTCTTGTCAGAAACTCATCCTCAACGGCGACATCATTGATGGCTGGCAACTGAAACAGTACGGCACCTGGAAGAAAAAACACACTGCCTTTTTTAAAACGGTTTTAAAGCAAATCGTTCACTACGATACCAAAGTCATTTACCTACGGGGTAATCACGATGACTTTTTAGATCAGATTATGCCGCTCAAAGTGGGTAAAAACTTTTCGATCCGCAAAGACTATACACTAGCCTCGGGCGATAAAAAGTTTTACATCACCCACGGCGATGTCTTCGATTCAATCACCTCGCAAATGAAGTGGCTTGCCTATCTGGGCGATCTGGGATATACATTTCTGCTTTGGATGAATAAGTTTTACAATCAATATCGAGCCTGGCGGGGACTACCTTATTATTCGCTCTCACAACAGATTAAGCAGCGTATCAAACAGGCGGTCAACTACATTTCTGATTACGAACAGAAATTGACCGAACTGGCACGCGCTCGCCACTGCGACGGCATTATCTGCGGCCATATTCACAAGCCAGCCATTCACAATTTTGACGGTATCATCTACATGAATTCCGGCGATTGGGTCGAATCGCTTAGCGCGCTTGTGGAAGATCACGATGGCAACTGGAACCTGCTTTACTATACATCCGAAGACGAAGACGAGGCAGAAGCCGCTGCTATAACGCACGAACTGACTCATCAATAA
- a CDS encoding acetyltransferase, which translates to MENPVLIFGAGSLGLTVLDLFQRNNVVVYGLLDDNKELHGKEYGDISVLGETDDDGFLKLIGQKCEAFVAISDGRVRKRLVKMLNERRKVQPVNAIHDTAIVSATATIGHGNLIAARVVINPFAEVGQHCIIQSGVVIESQAKLGDYVQVGTGSMINSGVTVGEGAFIGSGATVVAGVTIGKNARIGAGSVVIESVDAGATVFGNPAKAL; encoded by the coding sequence ATGGAGAATCCAGTGCTAATTTTTGGGGCAGGTAGCCTCGGTCTGACCGTTTTAGATTTATTTCAGCGCAATAATGTCGTTGTTTACGGCCTGCTGGACGATAACAAGGAGCTTCACGGAAAAGAGTATGGAGACATATCCGTACTAGGCGAAACCGATGACGACGGGTTCCTGAAACTCATCGGGCAGAAATGCGAAGCCTTTGTTGCCATTAGTGATGGGCGCGTTCGGAAGCGATTGGTAAAAATGCTTAATGAACGACGGAAGGTACAGCCCGTCAATGCTATTCACGATACGGCAATCGTGTCAGCAACGGCTACGATTGGGCATGGTAATCTGATTGCCGCCCGAGTCGTAATCAACCCATTTGCGGAGGTGGGCCAGCATTGTATTATTCAGTCGGGAGTCGTCATTGAAAGTCAGGCCAAGCTAGGTGATTACGTGCAGGTAGGAACCGGCAGTATGATCAACAGTGGCGTGACGGTAGGAGAAGGAGCCTTTATCGGTAGCGGAGCAACGGTTGTTGCTGGGGTGACAATCGGCAAAAATGCCCGCATTGGAGCGGGTTCGGTAGTCATAGAGAGCGTCGACGCGGGTGCAACAGTATTTGGTAACCCGGCCAAAGCTTTGTAA
- the fcl gene encoding GDP-L-fucose synthase, which produces MEKQARIYVAGHRGMVGSALVRKLHAEGYENILVRTSSELDLRNQAAVATFFAEEKPDYVFLAAAKVGGIMANNIYRAEFLYDNLLIESNIIHSAYETGVKKLLFLGSSCIYPKMAPQPLKEEYLLSGFLEPTNEPYAIAKITGIKLCEAYRSQYGANFISAMPTNLYGPNDNYDLQGSHVLPAMIRKFHEAKINDQPTVELWGTGSPRREFLHADDLADACFYLMEHYNDELFVNVGTGEDVTIRELAELVKETVGYEGELHWNTDKPDGTPRKLMDVSRLHSMGWKHSTELREGIERTYQDFLANEVLYVE; this is translated from the coding sequence GTGGAAAAACAGGCTCGCATTTACGTTGCCGGACACCGAGGAATGGTCGGTTCAGCTCTTGTTCGCAAGTTACATGCCGAAGGGTACGAAAACATACTTGTCCGCACCTCATCTGAATTGGATTTAAGAAATCAAGCAGCGGTAGCTACTTTCTTTGCCGAAGAAAAACCGGACTACGTGTTTCTGGCAGCGGCTAAGGTAGGTGGTATCATGGCTAATAATATTTATCGGGCTGAGTTTCTGTATGATAACTTACTGATCGAATCGAATATTATTCATAGCGCTTATGAAACAGGCGTTAAAAAGTTATTGTTCCTCGGTTCATCATGCATCTACCCAAAAATGGCTCCGCAGCCGCTCAAAGAAGAATATCTGCTGAGTGGTTTTCTGGAGCCAACGAATGAACCTTACGCTATCGCTAAGATAACCGGCATTAAACTTTGTGAAGCGTACAGAAGCCAATACGGGGCAAATTTCATCTCCGCAATGCCTACGAATCTGTATGGTCCGAACGACAACTACGACCTGCAAGGCTCGCACGTGCTACCAGCGATGATCCGTAAGTTTCACGAAGCGAAGATCAACGATCAGCCTACGGTTGAACTTTGGGGCACTGGCTCGCCAAGACGGGAGTTTCTACACGCCGACGACCTCGCCGACGCGTGCTTCTATCTGATGGAACATTACAACGACGAATTGTTTGTCAACGTCGGTACCGGCGAAGACGTGACCATTCGTGAACTGGCTGAACTCGTTAAGGAGACCGTTGGCTATGAAGGCGAACTTCACTGGAATACCGACAAGCCCGATGGTACTCCGCGCAAACTGATGGATGTTTCGCGGCTGCATTCGATGGGCTGGAAACACTCAACCGAACTTCGCGAAGGTATCGAACGTACTTACCAGGATTTTCTGGCGAACGAAGTACTGTACGTTGAATAG